GACCACTTCTGGGGGTGTGCGGATGGTGCGTGTCCAGGTCGCTGCCGCAGCGCGGGCCTCGTCGAGTTCGCGCGCGACCACCGACGCTAGAGGCCGATCGCGGCCTGGGCAGCGGCGAGCACCGGAGCGGTGACGTCGCGACAGCGCTGCTCACCTGCTGCAAAGACCGACTGCACATGCCCGGGGTCGCTGGCCAGGTCGGCGTGCGCCTTCTGGATCGGGTCGAGCGCCGCCACGACCGCGTCGGTGACGGCGGCTTTCAGCGCGCCGTACGTCGTGATGCCGGTCGCCGAGCCCCCGCACGCGGTGAGGATCTCGAGCAGGTTGGTGACGCCCGGCTTGGCCTCCCGGTCGGGCCGCACGGCATCGGCGCCGACGTCGGAGTCGGTGACCGCGCGCGAGACCTTGCGGCGTACGACGTCGGGCGGGTCGAGCAGGTGGACGACACCGGCCGCGTCGTCGTGGCTCTTGCCCATCTTGGTTGTCGGGTCAGACAGCGACATCACCCGCGCCCCGGCCGGCGGCGCCGTCATCTCCGGCACCGTGAAGACCGGCCCGTACGTCGCGTTGAAGCGCATCGCCAGGTCACGCGTGAGCTCGACGTGCTGGCGCTGGTCGTCGCCGACCGGCACCTGCTCGGGTCGGTAGAGCAGGATGTCGGCCGCCATCAGCACCGGATAGGTGTAGAGCGACGCACGCGTCGAGTCGACGCCTCTACCCTTCTCCTTGAACTGGATCATCCGGTTCAGCTCACCCGTGTACGCCGTGCATTCGAGGACATAAGCCAGCCCGGTGTGCGCCGCCACCCTGCTCTGCACGAACAGCGTCGAGCGGTCGAGACCGACGGCGAGCATCAGCGTCGCGATCTCGTCGGTCAGCGCGCGCAGGGTGGCCGGGGAGTGCCGCACCGTGAGGGCGTGCAGGTCGGCGATGCCGTAGAAGGCGTCGTCCTGCCGTTCGGCCATCGGGCGCAGTGCGCCGAGCAGGTTGCCGAGCGTGAGGTGGCCGGTGGGCTTGATGAGCGAGAGTGTGGTCATGAGGTTCTCCGTGGGTGTGTGCGCCCGCGGAGACCTGCTGCCGAAATGACGACAGGCCGCCCGTGGGCGGCCTGTTCGATGGGTGTGCTCGAAGGGTGGTCCGCCTCAGGCGGCCCACCACAGCTGGATCGAGGTGTTCGGCACGAGTCCATTGAACCACCTTGCGGTGACTGCGGAGTAGCCTCGCGGCCATGGTGGACTGTCCCGGACCGGCAAGCGTGGTCTTCGACAAGACCCTGACCGAATACAACTTCGGACCCTCTCACCCGATGTCGCCGCTGCGGGTCGACCTGACGATGCGGCTGGCCGAGGAGCTCGGGGTGCTCGAGCACCTCGACGTCGTGCCCGCGCCGATGGCCGACGAGGACCTCATCGCCACGGTGCACAGCCGTGACTTCATCGATGCCGTCACGCGGTGCGGCACGACGCCGGGCGCCGAAGACCTCGACCATGGCCTCGGCACCGAGGACGACCCGGTCTTCGAGGGCATGCACGTGGCCGCCGCGCACGTCGTCGGCGCCACCGTCGAGGCATTCCGGCAGGTGTGGAGTGGTGAGTCCCTGCACAGCGCCAACATCGCCGGGGGCCTGCATCATGCGATGGCCGACAAGGCCAGTGGCTTCTGCATCTACAACGACATCGCGGTCGGCATCCAGTGGCTGCTCGACCAGGGCGTCGAGCGGGTCGCGTACGTCGACGTCGACGTGCACCACGGCGACGGGGTCGAGGTGCTCTTCTACAACGACCCGCGGGTGCTGACGATCTCGCTGCACGAGACGGGCCAGATGCTGTTCCCCGGCACCGGGTTCCCCAACGACACCGGCGGTCCGGACGCGGAAGGCACGGCGGTCAACGTCGCCCTCCCGCCGGGCACTGCAGACGGTGGCTGGCTGCGCGCCTTCCATGCCGTCGTACCCCAGGTGCTGCGCGAGTTCGACCCCCAGGTCCTGGTCACCCAGCACGGCTGCGACTCGCACATGGAGGACCCGCTCGCCCACCTGATGCTGTCCGTCGACGGCCAGCGGGCGGCGTACCTCGCCCTGCACGAGCTCGCCCACGAGATCTGCGGCGGCAAGTGGGTCGTCACCGGTGGCGGTGGCTACGCCATCGTCGAGGTCGTGCCGCGCGCGTGGACCCACCTGCTTGCGATCGTCGGTGGCCGGCCGCTGGACCCCGAGACGCTGACACCGCCCATGTGGCGGGAGTACGTCGACACCATGATCGGACGTACGCCCCCGCACCGGCTGACCGACGGCCGGACTCCCGCCTGGCGCGACTGGAGCGAGGGCTACGACCCCGAGACCTGGCTGGACCGGGCCATCCACGCCACCCGGACTGCCGTCTTCCCCTTGCACGGGCTGGACCCGTTTCCCTAGGCTGGCCGGCGACGCGGGGCCGCCGCTCGGGGCATGGACTGGTGGCCCATACGGGCCATTTGCAATGCGACACGCCGGAGCAACTCAAGTTTCTTCAGTCACACCCTTCCCCCGGGTCACTCCAGGCCCTAGTCTCACCAATGCGCCACGTTTGTGACACCGGTGGGGAAGCCGGTGCCGTGCCGCCAGCGAGGATCGGTGCACACCATGGCTGCAGCGGACATGTCAGGCGTCAAGTTTCTGACCATTGCCGAAGTCGCTTCGATGATGAGGGTCTCGAAGATGACTGTTTACCGTCTCGTGCACAACGGCGAGCTCCCTGCCGTGCGCGTGGGTCGTTCCTTCCGGGTCACCGAGGAAGACGTCAACGAGTACCTCCACAAGAGCTTCTTCAACGCCGGCTGACCCCCTCGATCGTGACCTCCGGTCCGGCAGCGCCGAGACCGGATTCTCTGCCCTGACCCACGGCAAGTAGGCTGTGCTGGTCGGTCTGGTCTCCTGTCCGACCGCCACACACTTTTGCTGAAAGGTTTACCCGTGGGTTCTGTTATCAAGAAGCGGCGCAAGCGCATGGCCAAGAAGAAGCACCGCAAGCTCCTGAAGAAGACGCGCGTGCAGCGTCGCAAGCTCGGCAAGTAAGCCTGCCCGATCATGGGGCGGGTCGTTCTGGTCACGGGAGTCTCCCGCGACATCGGTCGACGCTTCGCGCGTGCGGCCGCGGCCGACCCCTCCATTGATCGCGTCATCGGCGTGGACGTCGTCCCGCCGCGGGGTGACATCGGCGCCGTCTCCTTCGTGCGCGCCGACATCCGCAACCCCGTCATCGCGAAGGTCATCGCCAAGGAAGACGTCGACACCGTCGTCCACATGAGCGTGATCGCGACCCCCGGCACCGCCGGGGGCCGCAACACGATGAAGGAGCTCAACGTCATCGGGACGATGCAGCTCCTGGCGGCCTGCCAGGCCGCGCCGGGCGTACGCCGTCTCGTGGTGAAGTCGACGACCACCGTCTACGGCGCGAGCAGCCGCGATCCGGCGATGTTCACCGAGGACATGGGACCCAAGCAGCTGCCCCGCTCGGGTTATGCCAAGGACGTCTACGAGATCGAGGGCTACGTCCGCGGGTTCGCCCGCCGCCGCCCCGATGTCGCGGTGACGATGCTCCGCGCGGCCAACGTGATCGGCCCGCACGTCGTCAGCCCGATCACCTCCTACTTCCGGCTGCCGTTCGTGCCGACCGTGCTCGGCTACGACCCGCGGCTCCAGTTCCTGCACGAGGACGACCTGCTCTCGGTGCTCGGCCATGCGGCCACCGGCGACGTCAGCGGCACCTTCAACGTCGCGGGCGACGGCGTACTCATGCTGTCCCAGGCGCTGCGCCGCCTCGAGAAGCCGAGCGTGCCGCTGCCCGCCTTCGCCGTCGGTCGCACCGGCAGCGTGCTGCGATCGGCGCGGCTGGCCGACTTCTCACCCGAGCAGATCGGCTTCCTGACGTTCGGTCGGGGCGTCGACACCACCCGGATGCGTTCGGAGCTCGGCTTCACGCCGGGCTTCACCACCGAAGAGGCCTTCGCCGACTTCGGCGTCTCTCTGGGCGCGTCCCGGCGCACCGCGAGGGGGGTCGTCAGTGCCTGAGTCCGACGCGCAGATCATCCCGATCGGCACCTCTGGCCGTCCCGGCCGCGGCACCGGCAGGTCCAAGCCGTCGTCGGCCGCCCGAAGCCTGGCCCCGACGAAGAAGAAGGCGCCGGCCAAGCCAGCTCCCGAGCCGGCCGCCGTGAAATCCGCGCCCGCCCCGAAGTCAGCACCGCCCGCGGCAGCCGCCCCCGTCACCAGTG
This is a stretch of genomic DNA from Nocardioides sp. InS609-2. It encodes these proteins:
- a CDS encoding NAD-dependent epimerase/dehydratase family protein, producing MGRVVLVTGVSRDIGRRFARAAAADPSIDRVIGVDVVPPRGDIGAVSFVRADIRNPVIAKVIAKEDVDTVVHMSVIATPGTAGGRNTMKELNVIGTMQLLAACQAAPGVRRLVVKSTTTVYGASSRDPAMFTEDMGPKQLPRSGYAKDVYEIEGYVRGFARRRPDVAVTMLRAANVIGPHVVSPITSYFRLPFVPTVLGYDPRLQFLHEDDLLSVLGHAATGDVSGTFNVAGDGVLMLSQALRRLEKPSVPLPAFAVGRTGSVLRSARLADFSPEQIGFLTFGRGVDTTRMRSELGFTPGFTTEEAFADFGVSLGASRRTARGVVSA
- a CDS encoding helix-turn-helix domain-containing protein, translated to MAAADMSGVKFLTIAEVASMMRVSKMTVYRLVHNGELPAVRVGRSFRVTEEDVNEYLHKSFFNAG
- a CDS encoding acetoin utilization protein AcuC: MVDCPGPASVVFDKTLTEYNFGPSHPMSPLRVDLTMRLAEELGVLEHLDVVPAPMADEDLIATVHSRDFIDAVTRCGTTPGAEDLDHGLGTEDDPVFEGMHVAAAHVVGATVEAFRQVWSGESLHSANIAGGLHHAMADKASGFCIYNDIAVGIQWLLDQGVERVAYVDVDVHHGDGVEVLFYNDPRVLTISLHETGQMLFPGTGFPNDTGGPDAEGTAVNVALPPGTADGGWLRAFHAVVPQVLREFDPQVLVTQHGCDSHMEDPLAHLMLSVDGQRAAYLALHELAHEICGGKWVVTGGGGYAIVEVVPRAWTHLLAIVGGRPLDPETLTPPMWREYVDTMIGRTPPHRLTDGRTPAWRDWSEGYDPETWLDRAIHATRTAVFPLHGLDPFP
- the trpS gene encoding tryptophan--tRNA ligase; this encodes MTTLSLIKPTGHLTLGNLLGALRPMAERQDDAFYGIADLHALTVRHSPATLRALTDEIATLMLAVGLDRSTLFVQSRVAAHTGLAYVLECTAYTGELNRMIQFKEKGRGVDSTRASLYTYPVLMAADILLYRPEQVPVGDDQRQHVELTRDLAMRFNATYGPVFTVPEMTAPPAGARVMSLSDPTTKMGKSHDDAAGVVHLLDPPDVVRRKVSRAVTDSDVGADAVRPDREAKPGVTNLLEILTACGGSATGITTYGALKAAVTDAVVAALDPIQKAHADLASDPGHVQSVFAAGEQRCRDVTAPVLAAAQAAIGL
- a CDS encoding AURKAIP1/COX24 domain-containing protein, whose protein sequence is MGSVIKKRRKRMAKKKHRKLLKKTRVQRRKLGK